A genomic stretch from Penicillium digitatum chromosome 4, complete sequence includes:
- a CDS encoding DJ-1 domain, InhA-type: MNPDGGNYYLNERQDGLYIISNSSETANDMSESQGKPAPLRVGIVLFPGFQALDVFGPVDCMNVLSWSHSVTLALISSTLEPVTTKSPASANAIGQSVVPTHTFATAPSLDLLFIPGGLGTRGSSPAIEEAISYVRNVYPQLGYLITVCTGAGLAARAGVLDGKRATTNKMAWAEITSLRVDVDWVPRARWVIDGKIWSSSGVSAGIDVTFAWIEEVYGSELARKISDSMEYTRHKDPTHDPFAELYGL, translated from the exons ATGAATCCTGACGGAGGAAATTACTACTTAAACGAGAGACAGGACGGCTTATACATCATTTCTAACAGCAGTGAAACCGCAAACGACATGTCTG AATCTCAGGGTAAACCTGCCCCTCTCCGCGTGGGCATAGTGCTATTCCCAGGCTTCCAAGCCTTGGATGTATTTGGCCCAGTGGACTGCATGAACGTCCTGTCATGGAGCCACAGCGTGACGTTGGCACTCATATCCTCAACCTTGGAGCCAGTGACAACGAAGTCGCCAGCATCCGCCAATGCCATAGGCCAAAGTGTGGTGCCAACCCACACCTTCGCAACAGCACCGTCTCTAGATCTGCTTTTCATCCCTGGTGGCCTGGGCACACGCGGCTCGAGTCCAGCAATCGAGGAAGCAATCTCCTACGTCCGGAACGTATATCCCCAGCTGGGCTATCTCATCACAGTGTGTACTGGCGCCGGGCTTGCGGCTCGAGCTGGGGTTCTGGATGGGAAACGAGCCACGACGAACAAGATGGCCTGGGCTGAGATCACAAGCTTGAGGGTGGATGTTGATTGGGTTCCTCGTGCGAGATGGGTCATTGATGGCAAAATTTGGTCCTCCTCCGGGGTTAGCGCTGGTATTGATGTTACATTTGCTTGGATTGAAGAGGTCTATGGAAGCGAGTTGGCAAGGAAGATCTCGGATAGCATGGAATATACTCGACATAAGGACCCTACTCACGACCCGTTTGCTGAACTTTATGGGCTTTGA
- a CDS encoding DNA replication complex GINS protein psf3 — MSYYDIDSILTDAQKLPCTFELEVPGLGILEGNAGEDIKAGTRIDLPIWLGEMLSIGARLGTSRLVTLDMPEALSERVMNALKADPRTLDLRALAPHFYNLSERILELFEEEEMVDVLGDAFKKRAAEIADHAHNSRGTIGGGVDFLRGLDETERQLFRAAHDRAKEMRIWSGEAKRK; from the exons ATGTCTTACTATGATATTGACTCCATCTTGACTGATGCACAG AAACTGCCGTGTACCTTTGAGCTCGAAGTACCCGGCCTCGGTATTCTAGAGGGAAATGCAGGTGAAGAT ATCAAAGCTGGAACCCGGATCGATCTTCCCATATGGCTAGGTGAAATGCTCTCGATCGG AGCACGTCTCGGAACGTCCCGTCTGGTTACGCTTGACATGCCCGAGGCGCTTTCGGAGCGGGTGATGAATGCGTTGAAGGCAGATCCCCGCACGCTTGACTTGCGCGCGTTAGCACCGCATTTCTACAACCTGAGTGAGCGGATCCTCGAACTCttcgaggaagaagagatggTGGATGTTCTCGGAGAT GCATTCAAGAAACGCGCAGCAGAGATCGCTGACCACGCGCACAACTCGCGCGGTACAATTGGTGGCGGGGTTGATTTCCTTCGCGGTCTGGATGAGACTGAGCGACAAT TGTTCCGCGCTGCTCATGATCGGGCCAAGGAGATGCGGATCTGGTCTGGAGAGGCGAAACGTAAGTAA